The Hyphomicrobiales bacterium genome has a window encoding:
- a CDS encoding AzlD domain-containing protein, which translates to MTLPDPGAWGAILAITAMAVATYLCRIAGVVLMSFIPLTPHVRRGLAALPGSIVVATVLPLIERLGAAAAVALLVAIGTMILRRSELLALLTGMAAISALRALGF; encoded by the coding sequence ATGACGCTGCCTGATCCCGGCGCTTGGGGCGCGATCCTCGCCATCACCGCGATGGCGGTCGCGACCTATCTCTGCCGCATTGCCGGGGTGGTGCTGATGAGCTTCATCCCGCTGACGCCGCATGTCCGGCGCGGGCTCGCCGCGCTGCCCGGCTCGATCGTCGTCGCGACCGTCTTGCCGCTGATCGAGCGGCTCGGTGCGGCCGCTGCCGTCGCCTTGCTGGTCGCAATCGGCACGATGATCCTGCGCCGCTCGGAACTGCTGGCGCTGCTGACCGGCATGGCGGCGATCTCGGCCCTGCGCGCGC
- a CDS encoding putative branched-subunit amino acid permease (Evidence 3 : Putative function from multiple computational evidences), which translates to MPSDPDTELTDRKAPITGAGMMLGVRKVSVLMPGIVVFAVAFGAAAAAKGLSFFETMLMSGFVYAGVAQLVSLELWRPEWSWGAIAGIAVVTATVNARMVLQGASLQPWFARYPKALNALQLFFFTDANWLIGTRYHAEGGRDLGVLVGAGLALWAVWVVATGGGYMLGALVSDPRRYGIDLVMPIFFAAMIVPLWRGRRGMVPWVVAGLVALVTARLVDGYAFIIVGALAGAVTGAFRDDAA; encoded by the coding sequence ATGCCGTCCGATCCCGACACAGAGCTGACCGACCGCAAGGCGCCGATCACGGGCGCCGGCATGATGTTGGGCGTGCGCAAGGTCTCCGTGCTGATGCCGGGCATTGTCGTCTTCGCCGTCGCCTTCGGCGCGGCTGCGGCGGCGAAGGGTCTGTCCTTCTTCGAAACCATGCTGATGAGCGGCTTCGTCTATGCCGGCGTGGCGCAACTGGTCTCGCTGGAACTCTGGCGCCCCGAATGGAGCTGGGGCGCCATTGCGGGCATCGCTGTGGTCACCGCGACCGTCAATGCCCGCATGGTGCTGCAGGGCGCCTCGCTCCAGCCCTGGTTCGCCAGATATCCGAAGGCTCTCAACGCGCTCCAGCTTTTCTTCTTCACCGATGCGAACTGGCTCATCGGCACGCGCTACCACGCGGAGGGCGGGCGCGATCTCGGCGTCCTGGTCGGGGCGGGGCTCGCGCTGTGGGCCGTCTGGGTGGTGGCAACGGGTGGCGGCTACATGCTCGGCGCGCTGGTGAGCGATCCGCGCCGTTACGGCATCGACCTCGTCATGCCGATCTTCTTCGCCGCGATGATCGTGCCGCTCTGGCGTGGCAGGCGGGGCATGGTGCCCTGGGTCGTCGCCGGCCTCGTCGCGCTCGTCACCGCCCGGCTGGTCGACGGCTACGCCTTCATCATCGTCGGTGCGCTTGCCGGCGCCGTCACGGGGGCGTTCCGCGATGACGCTGCCTGA
- a CDS encoding 4'-phosphopantetheinyl transferase superfamily protein, translating into MLWLDSADSVAPALPAVWLIATGTHPRDLDERSVLRRGTARRVLARQLGCREDDVVIAHEPVGRPVLARPEAPEFRLSLATRAGVVAIAVAREPIGVDVERVEAKMAPPLDVLHPDERAFLDATALATRPRAFAQLWAAKEAYVKALGTGFLRPPESFAVSLLSEGAFRVADPLRPADIVGQLHLMKNGDQDILAAAAIVLA; encoded by the coding sequence ATGCTCTGGCTCGATTCCGCCGACAGCGTGGCCCCCGCTCTCCCTGCCGTCTGGCTGATCGCGACCGGCACCCACCCGCGCGATCTCGACGAGCGTTCGGTGCTGAGGCGCGGCACGGCGCGGCGCGTGCTTGCACGGCAACTCGGCTGCCGGGAAGACGACGTCGTCATCGCGCACGAGCCAGTGGGCCGGCCAGTGCTAGCCCGGCCCGAGGCGCCGGAGTTTCGGCTCTCGCTCGCGACACGCGCCGGCGTCGTTGCCATCGCGGTCGCGCGAGAGCCTATCGGCGTGGATGTCGAGCGCGTCGAGGCGAAAATGGCGCCGCCGCTCGATGTTCTCCACCCCGACGAGCGCGCCTTCCTCGATGCGACGGCCCTCGCCACGCGGCCGCGCGCCTTCGCGCAGCTGTGGGCGGCCAAGGAAGCCTATGTGAAGGCTCTTGGAACCGGGTTCCTGCGACCGCCGGAGAGTTTTGCGGTGTCGCTGCTGTCGGAGGGCGCCTTTCGCGTCGCCGACCCGCTGCGCCCCGCCGATATCGTCGGACAGCTGCACCTCATGAAAAACGGCGACCAGGACATCCTGGCCGCCGCCGCAATCGTTCTTGCCTAA
- a CDS encoding TerC family protein: MDFSSSTFWISLLQIIWIDLLLSGDNAVVIALACRSLPENRKKIGIWLGAGAAVGLRIIFALVVTYLLGVPYLKVIGGILLFWIAIKLAVGEEEAHGNIEASESLWKAVRTIAIADAVMSLDNVIAIAAAARGHAELFIFGLLLSIPLIIMGAQLLTSIIERFPILVWIGAALLGWIAAEMILGDVAVLQWLQANWPNWVKSVPTDVNPLGIAPANLPHYVAAAIGAAFVCAVGYVLKRKPVDQPG; this comes from the coding sequence ATGGATTTCTCGTCTTCGACCTTCTGGATATCGCTGCTGCAGATCATCTGGATCGATCTGCTGCTCTCCGGCGACAACGCGGTCGTGATCGCGCTCGCCTGCCGTTCGCTGCCGGAGAACCGCAAAAAGATCGGCATCTGGCTCGGCGCCGGCGCCGCCGTCGGCCTGCGCATCATCTTCGCGCTGGTCGTGACCTACCTGCTCGGCGTGCCCTATCTGAAGGTGATCGGCGGCATTCTGCTGTTCTGGATCGCGATCAAGCTCGCGGTCGGCGAGGAAGAAGCCCACGGCAACATCGAGGCGAGCGAGAGCCTCTGGAAGGCCGTGCGCACCATCGCCATCGCGGATGCGGTGATGAGCCTCGACAACGTCATCGCCATTGCGGCGGCGGCGCGCGGACATGCCGAGCTCTTCATCTTCGGCCTGCTGCTGTCGATCCCGCTGATCATCATGGGCGCGCAGCTGCTCACCTCGATTATCGAGCGTTTCCCGATCCTGGTCTGGATTGGCGCGGCGCTGCTGGGATGGATCGCGGCCGAAATGATCCTTGGCGACGTCGCCGTGTTGCAGTGGCTGCAGGCGAACTGGCCGAACTGGGTCAAGTCGGTTCCGACCGACGTGAACCCCCTCGGCATCGCGCCCGCGAACCTGCCGCATTATGTCGCGGCGGCCATCGGTGCGGCCTTCGTCTGCGCCGTCGGCTATGTGCTGAAGCGCAAGCCGGTGGACCAGCCGGGCTGA
- a CDS encoding YjbE family integral membrane protein → MDISSISIVDPRMWGKLAEIIALNIVLSGDNAVVIALACRALAPAQRTKGIALGAGVAVVLRVAFTVVIASLLNAPFLRIVGAGLLIWIAVKLIVEDEGQDEDSVAASSKLWKAVQTVAIADIVMSLDNVLAIAAVAKDSIPLLIAGLVISIPLIVLGASLITSLLARFSILVWAGAALLGWVAGEMFESDPWLAGRFGAELLHKFEYPAAILGALLVLGLGFLIKSRRPDPAH, encoded by the coding sequence ATGGATATTTCGTCGATTTCCATCGTCGACCCCCGGATGTGGGGCAAGCTGGCCGAGATCATCGCGCTCAATATCGTGCTCTCGGGCGACAATGCGGTCGTGATCGCGCTCGCCTGCCGCGCGCTGGCGCCGGCGCAGCGGACGAAAGGCATCGCGCTGGGGGCCGGCGTCGCCGTGGTGCTGCGCGTGGCCTTCACCGTGGTGATCGCCTCGCTGCTCAACGCGCCGTTCCTGCGCATCGTCGGCGCGGGCCTCCTCATCTGGATCGCGGTGAAGCTGATCGTCGAGGACGAGGGGCAGGACGAGGACTCCGTCGCTGCCAGCAGCAAGCTCTGGAAGGCGGTGCAGACCGTCGCCATCGCCGACATCGTCATGAGCCTCGACAACGTCCTGGCCATCGCGGCTGTCGCCAAGGATTCGATCCCGCTGCTGATCGCCGGTCTCGTCATCTCGATCCCGCTGATCGTGCTCGGCGCCTCGCTCATCACCAGCCTGCTGGCGCGCTTCTCGATCCTGGTCTGGGCCGGGGCCGCGCTGCTGGGCTGGGTCGCCGGCGAGATGTTCGAGAGCGATCCCTGGCTGGCGGGCCGGTTCGGTGCCGAACTGTTGCACAAATTCGAGTATCCTGCCGCGATCCTGGGCGCGCTGCTTGTGCTCGGCCTCGGTTTCCTCATCAAATCGCGCCGGCCCGATCCGGCTCACTGA
- the dmlA gene encoding D-malate/3-isopropylmalate dehydrogenase (decarboxylating) codes for MTGTNRVYRIAVIPGDGIGKEVMPEGLRVLEAASKKFGFELRLDEFDFSSCDYYARHGKMLPDDWKETIGGHDAIYFGAVGMPQQVPDHISLWGSLLLFRREFDQYVNLRPVRLMPGVTGPLANRKPGDIDFFVVRENTEGEYSSVGGRMYAGTEREIVIQETVMSRVGVDRVLKYAFELAQRRPRKKLTSATKSNGISITMPYWDERVKEMAKNYPDVAVDQYHIDILTAHFVLNPDRFDVVVASNLFGDILSDLGPACTGTIGIAPSGNINPTGDHPSLFEPVHGSAPDIAGQGIANPVGMIWSGAMMLDHLGEREAAKGIEAAIERALGDARTRTRDLGGSLGTEAAGKAVEQAL; via the coding sequence ATGACCGGGACCAATCGCGTTTACCGCATCGCCGTGATCCCCGGCGACGGCATCGGCAAGGAGGTCATGCCCGAGGGCCTGCGCGTGCTGGAGGCCGCTTCGAAGAAGTTCGGCTTCGAGCTGCGTCTCGACGAGTTCGATTTCTCCTCCTGCGACTACTATGCCCGGCACGGCAAGATGCTTCCGGACGACTGGAAGGAGACCATCGGCGGCCATGACGCGATCTATTTCGGCGCGGTCGGCATGCCCCAGCAGGTGCCGGACCACATCTCGCTCTGGGGCTCGCTGCTGCTGTTCCGGCGCGAGTTCGATCAATACGTCAACCTGCGCCCGGTCCGCTTGATGCCGGGGGTGACCGGCCCGCTCGCCAATCGCAAGCCGGGCGACATCGACTTCTTCGTCGTGCGCGAGAACACCGAGGGCGAGTATTCCTCGGTCGGCGGGCGCATGTATGCCGGCACCGAGCGCGAGATCGTCATCCAGGAGACGGTGATGAGCCGGGTCGGCGTCGACCGCGTGCTGAAATACGCCTTCGAATTGGCGCAGCGCCGTCCGCGCAAGAAGCTGACCTCCGCGACCAAGTCGAACGGCATCTCGATCACCATGCCCTACTGGGACGAGCGGGTGAAGGAGATGGCGAAAAACTACCCGGATGTCGCGGTCGACCAGTACCATATCGACATCCTGACCGCGCATTTCGTGCTCAATCCGGACCGCTTCGACGTCGTCGTCGCCTCCAATCTCTTCGGCGACATCCTCTCCGATCTCGGCCCGGCCTGCACCGGCACGATCGGCATCGCCCCGTCCGGCAACATCAACCCGACCGGCGATCATCCTTCGTTGTTCGAGCCGGTCCATGGCTCGGCGCCCGATATTGCCGGGCAGGGCATCGCCAACCCGGTCGGCATGATCTGGTCGGGCGCCATGATGCTCGACCATCTCGGCGAGCGCGAGGCTGCCAAGGGGATAGAGGCTGCGATCGAGCGCGCGCTCGGCGATGCCCGCACCCGCACGCGCGACCTCGGCGGCTCGCTGGGGACGGAAGCCGCCGGCAAGGCCGTCGAGCAGGCTCTCTAG
- a CDS encoding Fluoroacetate dehalogenase produces MSLTERPIADNLFPGFRLLDVATSGARIRVRTGGEGPPLLLLHGYPQTHVMWRRIAPLLAPHFTLICPDLRGYGDSDKPPSDAEHAPYSKRAMAQDMAEIMGALGHDRFFVGSHDRGARVGHRLALDHGARVLKLATLDIAPTREMYRGTTDAFARGYWHWFFLIQPAPMPERMIESDPDFYWTSRRASDMRLFEPEALQEYLRCFRDPAMIHASCEDYRAAATIDIRHDDEDGGRKLTQPLLALWGANGIIGKCFDPLALWRERAQDVRGHALPGGHYLAEEVPDLVAAEFRAFFGETA; encoded by the coding sequence ATGAGCCTCACCGAACGTCCCATCGCGGACAATCTGTTCCCCGGTTTTCGCCTGCTCGACGTCGCCACGTCCGGCGCGCGCATCCGCGTCCGCACGGGCGGGGAGGGGCCGCCGCTCCTGCTGCTGCACGGCTATCCGCAGACCCATGTGATGTGGCGCCGGATCGCCCCGCTGCTCGCGCCGCATTTCACCCTGATCTGCCCGGACCTGCGCGGCTACGGCGATTCCGACAAGCCGCCGAGCGACGCCGAGCACGCGCCCTATTCGAAGCGCGCCATGGCGCAGGACATGGCCGAAATCATGGGCGCGCTGGGGCATGATCGCTTCTTCGTCGGCTCGCATGATCGCGGCGCCCGTGTCGGGCATCGGCTGGCGCTCGACCATGGCGCGCGGGTCCTGAAGCTCGCGACCCTCGACATCGCGCCGACGCGGGAAATGTATCGCGGCACGACCGACGCCTTCGCTCGCGGCTACTGGCACTGGTTCTTCCTGATCCAGCCGGCGCCGATGCCGGAGCGCATGATCGAAAGCGATCCGGACTTCTACTGGACGAGCCGGCGTGCCTCGGACATGCGGTTGTTCGAGCCGGAAGCACTTCAGGAATATCTGCGCTGCTTCCGCGATCCCGCGATGATCCATGCGAGCTGCGAGGATTATCGCGCCGCCGCGACGATCGACATCCGCCATGACGACGAGGATGGCGGGCGCAAGCTGACGCAACCCCTGCTTGCGCTTTGGGGCGCAAACGGCATCATCGGAAAGTGTTTCGACCCGCTGGCTTTGTGGCGTGAGCGTGCGCAGGATGTGCGCGGCCATGCCCTGCCGGGCGGGCATTATCTCGCGGAGGAGGTCCCCGATCTCGTCGCGGCGGAGTTCAGGGCCTTCTTCGGAGAAACCGCATGA
- the pheT gene encoding Phenylalanine--tRNA ligase beta subunit, whose translation MKFTISWLKEYLDTDASVAEIAETLTRIGLEVEAIEDRAAALSAFTIAYVIEAKQHPNADRLRVCMVDTGAGEPVQVVCGAPNARTGMKGVFSPPGSYIPGKKVTLGKGVIRGVESNGMLVSEAELELSDDHDGIIELPADAPVGQPYAPYAGLDDAVIEIAVTPNRADALGVAGIARDLAAAGLGKLKNAPVQPISGSFPCPVKVTLDFAADDKKLCSAFALRLVRGVKNGPSPDWLQARLRAVGLRPINALVDITNFMTLDRNRPLHVFDAAKVRGNLTVRRARAGETILALDGKTYTLTEEQVVIADEHGVESLAGIMGGEASGSSETTTDVLIESALWDPLNIARSGRALGINSDARYRFERGVDPDFARPGLDLATAMVIGLCGGEASEMEFVGELPDSPAAIDFPWSEVKRLTGLELPQAEMKLALTSLGFHVSGAGERVKVAAPSWRADVGGKADLVEEIVRIAGLDRVASTPLPRIKGEVVKPVLTVLQKRTRLAKRTLAARGLVEAVTWSFISQDQAKLFGGGSPQLALANPIAADLSDMRPSLLPGLIRAAQANADRGFPDVALFEVGQIFRSDEPEGQLIAATGLRRGTARLDGVGRHWDGGAQPVDAFDAKADVLGLLSGLGIPTGGLQIVAGGPAWAHPGRSATLQFGPKGVIGAFGEVHPRILKALDVKGPLVAFEIHLDTLPLPKARPTKVKAKLVLSDFQPVTRDFAFIVDKAVAAGDMVKTAQGADRALIANVGVFDLYEGAGVEAGKKSVALAVTLQPTEKTLTEAEIEAVGSKIVAEIGKRYGATLRG comes from the coding sequence ATGAAATTCACGATTTCCTGGCTCAAAGAATACCTCGACACCGATGCTTCCGTTGCCGAGATCGCTGAGACCCTGACGCGCATCGGCCTCGAGGTCGAGGCGATCGAGGATCGCGCCGCCGCGCTCTCGGCCTTCACCATCGCCTATGTCATTGAGGCGAAGCAGCACCCGAACGCCGACCGCCTGCGCGTCTGCATGGTCGACACCGGCGCGGGCGAGCCCGTGCAGGTCGTCTGCGGCGCGCCCAATGCGCGCACCGGCATGAAGGGCGTGTTCTCGCCGCCGGGCAGCTACATCCCCGGCAAGAAGGTCACGCTCGGCAAGGGCGTGATCCGCGGCGTCGAATCGAACGGAATGCTGGTCTCGGAAGCGGAGCTGGAGCTCTCCGACGATCACGACGGCATCATCGAGCTGCCGGCCGACGCGCCGGTCGGCCAGCCCTACGCCCCCTATGCCGGCCTCGACGACGCGGTGATCGAGATCGCGGTGACGCCGAACCGCGCCGACGCGCTCGGTGTCGCCGGCATCGCCCGCGACCTCGCCGCCGCCGGCCTCGGCAAGCTGAAGAACGCGCCGGTCCAGCCGATCAGCGGCTCCTTCCCGTGCCCGGTGAAGGTCACGCTCGATTTCGCCGCGGATGACAAGAAGCTCTGCTCGGCTTTCGCGCTGCGGCTGGTGCGCGGTGTGAAGAACGGCCCATCGCCGGACTGGCTGCAGGCGCGGCTGCGCGCGGTGGGCCTGCGCCCCATCAACGCGCTCGTCGACATCACCAATTTCATGACGCTCGACCGCAACCGCCCGCTCCACGTCTTCGACGCGGCCAAGGTGCGGGGCAATCTCACCGTGCGCCGCGCCAGGGCGGGCGAGACCATCCTCGCCCTCGACGGCAAGACCTACACGCTCACCGAGGAGCAGGTCGTGATCGCCGACGAGCATGGCGTCGAGTCGCTCGCCGGCATCATGGGCGGAGAGGCCTCGGGCAGCAGCGAGACGACCACCGACGTGCTGATCGAGAGCGCGCTCTGGGACCCGCTCAACATCGCCCGCTCGGGCCGCGCGCTCGGCATCAATTCGGATGCGCGCTATCGCTTCGAACGTGGCGTCGACCCCGATTTCGCCCGGCCGGGCCTCGATCTCGCCACGGCGATGGTCATCGGGCTCTGCGGCGGCGAAGCCTCGGAGATGGAATTCGTCGGCGAACTGCCGGACAGCCCCGCCGCGATCGATTTCCCCTGGTCCGAGGTCAAGCGCCTGACCGGGCTCGAATTGCCGCAGGCCGAGATGAAGCTGGCGCTCACCTCGCTCGGCTTCCACGTCTCGGGCGCCGGTGAACGGGTCAAGGTCGCGGCCCCCTCCTGGCGCGCCGATGTTGGCGGCAAGGCCGATCTGGTCGAGGAGATCGTCCGCATCGCGGGTCTCGATCGCGTTGCCTCGACGCCGCTGCCGCGCATCAAGGGCGAAGTCGTCAAGCCGGTGCTGACCGTGCTGCAGAAGCGCACGCGCCTGGCGAAGCGCACGCTCGCGGCGCGCGGTCTCGTCGAGGCCGTGACCTGGTCCTTCATCTCGCAGGATCAGGCGAAGCTTTTCGGCGGCGGCTCGCCGCAGCTCGCGCTCGCCAACCCGATCGCGGCTGATCTTTCGGACATGCGGCCCTCGCTGCTGCCGGGGCTGATCAGGGCGGCGCAGGCCAATGCCGATCGCGGCTTCCCCGATGTCGCGCTGTTCGAGGTCGGCCAGATCTTCAGGAGCGACGAGCCGGAAGGCCAGCTCATCGCCGCGACCGGCCTGCGGCGCGGCACTGCGCGCCTCGACGGCGTCGGTCGTCATTGGGACGGCGGCGCCCAGCCGGTCGATGCGTTCGACGCGAAGGCGGACGTGCTCGGCCTGCTGTCCGGCCTCGGCATTCCGACCGGCGGCTTGCAGATCGTCGCCGGCGGCCCGGCTTGGGCCCATCCTGGCCGCTCCGCCACGCTGCAGTTCGGCCCGAAGGGCGTGATCGGCGCCTTCGGCGAGGTCCATCCCCGTATCCTCAAGGCGCTCGACGTGAAGGGGCCGCTGGTCGCCTTCGAGATCCATCTCGATACGCTGCCCTTGCCCAAGGCCAGGCCCACCAAGGTCAAGGCGAAGCTCGTGCTCTCCGACTTCCAGCCGGTGACCCGCGATTTCGCCTTCATCGTCGACAAGGCGGTGGCGGCCGGCGACATGGTCAAGACGGCGCAGGGCGCCGACCGCGCGCTGATCGCCAATGTCGGCGTCTTCGACCTCTACGAGGGCGCGGGCGTCGAGGCCGGCAAGAAGTCGGTCGCGCTCGCCGTGACGCTTCAGCCGACCGAGAAAACGCTGACCGAAGCCGAGATTGAGGCAGTCGGCAGCAAGATCGTCGCGGAGATCGGCAAGCGCTACGGCGCGACGCTGCGGGGCTGA
- a CDS encoding Glycosyltransferase: MTPAGWAALFAGLLTAANLVSQAIACWRLRRPMRRSALLDRMPPVTIVRPVRGIEAFSRETAISGLELDYPHYSTIFCVADAHDPIIPLIEELIGIYGTGKVRLIVGDVAVSANPKLNNCVKGWQAATTEWVILADSNVLMPKDYIQRMLAAWQPDTGLVCSTPEGSRPRSFGAEVEVAFLNAFQARWQYVGEALGLGFAQGKSMLWNKPFLDARGGIAALGAEIAEDAASTKLVRAAGKHVHLVDRPFEQPLGPRRLADAVQRQFRWARLRRVTFLPFFALEILSTPFLAAVLAAFGAPALGLPFWMGPLLVLLLWYAGDIALSASVGWFLNWRSPLAMLVRDVAFPGVWAYAFVGGEVSWRGNAMKIRADGANELNDAAPALSATGSSAENTR, encoded by the coding sequence ATGACGCCTGCGGGCTGGGCGGCGCTGTTCGCCGGGCTGCTGACCGCCGCGAACCTGGTGAGCCAGGCGATCGCGTGCTGGCGGCTGCGCCGGCCCATGCGGCGTTCGGCCCTGCTCGACCGGATGCCGCCGGTGACGATCGTCAGGCCGGTGCGCGGCATCGAGGCCTTCAGCCGCGAGACGGCGATCTCGGGGCTCGAACTCGATTATCCGCACTACAGCACCATCTTCTGCGTCGCCGACGCGCATGACCCGATCATCCCGCTGATCGAGGAACTCATCGGCATCTATGGCACCGGGAAGGTCCGGCTGATCGTCGGCGACGTCGCGGTCAGCGCCAATCCCAAGCTCAACAACTGCGTCAAGGGCTGGCAGGCGGCGACGACCGAATGGGTCATCCTCGCCGATTCCAACGTGCTGATGCCGAAGGACTATATCCAGCGCATGCTGGCCGCCTGGCAGCCGGACACCGGCCTCGTCTGCTCGACGCCGGAAGGCTCTCGCCCACGGAGCTTCGGCGCCGAGGTCGAGGTCGCCTTCCTCAACGCCTTCCAGGCGCGCTGGCAATATGTCGGCGAGGCGCTGGGCCTGGGCTTCGCGCAGGGCAAGTCGATGCTCTGGAACAAGCCTTTCCTCGATGCCCGCGGCGGCATCGCCGCGCTCGGTGCCGAGATTGCCGAGGACGCCGCGTCCACCAAGCTGGTACGCGCCGCCGGCAAGCATGTCCATCTCGTCGACCGGCCTTTCGAGCAGCCGCTGGGCCCGCGCCGGCTTGCCGATGCGGTTCAGCGCCAGTTCCGCTGGGCGCGGCTTCGGCGCGTGACCTTCCTGCCTTTCTTCGCGCTGGAGATCCTGTCCACGCCGTTTCTCGCGGCCGTGCTGGCGGCCTTCGGCGCGCCCGCGTTGGGGCTGCCGTTCTGGATGGGACCGCTTCTGGTCCTGCTGCTCTGGTATGCCGGCGATATCGCGCTCTCCGCCAGCGTCGGCTGGTTCCTGAACTGGCGCTCGCCGCTCGCCATGCTGGTGCGCGACGTCGCCTTCCCCGGCGTCTGGGCCTATGCCTTCGTCGGTGGCGAGGTGAGCTGGCGCGGCAACGCCATGAAGATCCGCGCGGACGGCGCCAACGAGCTCAACGATGCCGCACCGGCGCTTTCGGCGACCGGAAGCTCCGCGGAGAACACCCGTTGA
- the pheS gene encoding phenylalanine--tRNA ligase subunit alpha has protein sequence MTDIATLERDVLAAIDSAADEAAVEDVRIAALGKSGSISALLKTLGGMTPDERKEKGPQINGLRDRVQGAIAARKEALGEAALEARLASERVDVSLPVQDGPEARGRIHPISQVIDEITAIFGDMGFAIAEGPDVETDDLNFTKLNFPVGHPAREMHDTFFFAPDENGERKLLRTHTSPVQVRTMLAQQPPIRVICPGRTYRNDSDQTHTPMFHQVEGLVIDKSAHLGHLKWILEEFCKSFFEIDDVKMRFRPSFFPFTEPSMEVDIQCSRKGGEIRFGEGDDWLEILGCGMVHPNVLRNCGLDPEVYQGFAWGMGIDRIAMLKYGMPDLRPFFEADVRWLSHYGFRPLDWPTLTGGLSS, from the coding sequence ATGACCGATATCGCCACTCTGGAACGCGACGTCCTCGCCGCGATCGATTCTGCCGCCGATGAAGCCGCCGTCGAGGATGTGCGCATCGCCGCGCTCGGCAAGTCGGGCTCCATCTCGGCCCTGCTGAAGACGCTCGGCGGCATGACGCCGGACGAGCGCAAGGAGAAGGGCCCGCAGATCAACGGCCTGCGCGACCGCGTCCAGGGCGCCATCGCCGCCCGCAAGGAAGCGCTCGGCGAGGCTGCGCTGGAAGCCCGGCTCGCCTCCGAGCGCGTCGACGTGTCGCTGCCGGTGCAGGACGGCCCGGAAGCGCGCGGCCGCATCCATCCGATCAGCCAGGTCATCGACGAGATCACCGCGATCTTCGGCGATATGGGCTTCGCCATCGCCGAAGGGCCGGATGTCGAGACCGACGACCTCAACTTCACCAAGCTGAACTTCCCGGTCGGGCACCCCGCCCGCGAGATGCACGACACCTTCTTCTTCGCGCCGGATGAGAACGGCGAGCGCAAGCTGCTGCGCACGCATACTTCGCCGGTCCAGGTCCGCACCATGCTGGCGCAGCAGCCGCCGATCCGCGTGATCTGCCCGGGCCGGACCTATCGCAACGATTCCGACCAGACCCATACCCCGATGTTCCATCAGGTCGAGGGGCTCGTCATCGACAAGAGCGCCCATCTCGGCCACCTGAAGTGGATTCTGGAAGAGTTCTGCAAGTCCTTCTTCGAGATCGACGACGTGAAGATGCGCTTCCGCCCGTCCTTCTTCCCCTTCACCGAGCCCTCGATGGAGGTCGACATCCAGTGCTCGCGCAAGGGCGGCGAAATTCGCTTCGGCGAAGGCGACGACTGGCTGGAGATCCTCGGCTGCGGCATGGTCCATCCGAACGTGCTGCGCAATTGCGGGCTCGACCCGGAGGTCTATCAGGGCTTTGCCTGGGGCATGGGCATCGACCGCATCGCCATGCTGAAATACGGCATGCCGGATCTGCGCCCCTTCTTCGAGGCGGATGTGCGCTGGCTTAGCCATTACGGCTTCCGCCCGCTCGACTGGCCTACGCTGACGGGCGGCCTGTCCTCATGA
- a CDS encoding Cytokinin riboside 5'-monophosphate phosphoribohydrolase: MQEDALSDNTHQKESPSYRLAALDRDFLLGDSTRGVRFMLEYQKAEDHLRARGVVSTIVVFGSARVREGNPWYEAARQFGRIASERGGALRDGEAGRHHVIATGGGPGIMEAANRGATEAGALSIGFNITLPHEQEPNAWSTPDLTFRFHYFAMRKMHLAMRAAALVVFPGGFGTLDELFEIMTLVQTGKMGPVPIVLYDSSYWQGLLNLDRMEAAGFIRPEDLKLFRYADTPEQAYACIVEGAGEGWNPPTNGSVES; the protein is encoded by the coding sequence ATGCAGGAGGATGCCTTGTCCGACAACACCCATCAGAAGGAATCGCCGTCCTACCGGCTTGCCGCGCTCGACCGCGATTTCCTCCTCGGCGATTCGACCCGCGGCGTGCGCTTCATGCTGGAGTACCAGAAGGCGGAAGACCACCTGCGCGCGCGCGGCGTCGTCTCGACCATCGTCGTCTTCGGCTCGGCGCGGGTGCGCGAAGGCAATCCCTGGTATGAGGCGGCCCGGCAGTTCGGCCGCATCGCCTCCGAGCGTGGCGGTGCGTTGCGCGACGGCGAAGCCGGGCGCCACCACGTCATCGCCACGGGCGGCGGACCGGGCATCATGGAAGCGGCCAATCGCGGCGCGACCGAAGCCGGCGCTCTCTCGATCGGCTTCAACATCACCCTGCCGCACGAGCAGGAGCCGAATGCCTGGTCGACACCGGACCTGACCTTCCGCTTCCATTATTTCGCAATGCGCAAGATGCATCTGGCCATGCGGGCGGCGGCACTCGTCGTCTTCCCCGGCGGCTTCGGCACGCTCGACGAGCTGTTCGAGATCATGACGCTGGTACAGACCGGCAAGATGGGGCCGGTGCCGATCGTGCTCTACGATTCCAGCTACTGGCAGGGCCTGCTCAACCTCGACCGGATGGAAGCGGCCGGCTTCATCCGCCCGGAGGATCTGAAGCTGTTCAGATATGCGGATACGCCCGAGCAGGCCTATGCGTGCATCGTCGAGGGTGCGGGCGAAGGCTGGAATCCGCCGACGAACGGCAGCGTGGAGAGTTGA